CGTCCAGTAGAGACGGGGGTTCAGGGTCGCCCGATCAAGGGTCACGGTTCATGCGGGCCCAAGTTTCAACGCACAAAAAAGGAGTAATAATATCGGAGGCTTGCAAATGAGGCTGGGGATTTTTTCATGTGTGCTCGTTTTTTTCATCGGGGCTTTTGCAGGGGCGGGGCAGGCCTTGTCCGACAAACCCCGGGTCACCATCGAAACATCAAAGGGGACCATTGTGCTCGAACTGTATCCGGATGAAGCGCCTAAGACGGTGGCCAATTTCCTCAACTATGCGCGATGGGGACATTACGACGGCACCATCTTCCATCGGGTCATTCCCGACTTCATGATCCAGGGCGGTGGGTTCACCCCGAAGATGAAAGAGAAGCTGACAGAGATGTCCATCGAGAACGAGGCCGATAACGGCCTCAGGAATGACCGGGGCACCGTGGCCATGGCGCGCACCCAGGACGCCCACAGTGCAACGGCCCAGTTTTTCATCAACACCAAGGACAACGCCTTCCTGAACCACAAGAGCAAGACGCCTGAGGGATGGGGATACACGGTTTTTGGAAAGGTAACCCAGGGGATGGAGGTGGTGGATGCCATCTCCAAGGTTGAAACCGGGAACCGTGTGTCCATGGCAAACGTCCCGGTTGAGCCGGTGGTGATTACCAAGGTGACGGTCAAGGATTAGATGACAAGGACGGTGTGGCCGAAGGGAAGGCCTGCGAAATTGTGATTGAACAGGATACGGAAATTATATTCAACAAACAGGTCGCCGCGGGCGCCTTTTTGATGGGGGTGCGGTCCCCCGAGATTGCGGCGGAGGCCCGACCCGGGCAGTTCGTCATGCTCCGGGTGGGCCAGGGCATGGACCCGCTTTTAAGGAGGCCTTTTTCCATCTGTGATGCCGTGGACGACCTGGTACTTATCCTCTACCGGGTGGTGGGCCGTGGAACCCGGATCATGTCGGATGCGAGAAAAGGTGAACGGCTGCAGGTCCTGGGCCCTTTGGGAAGGGGGTTTGCACGTCCCCTCGCAGGACAAGGCACCATTCTGGTGGCCGGGGGCATTGGGATTGCCCCGCTCCTGTTCCTGTCTCGATGGATGCCGCCGGAAAGTTTTACTTTTTTTGCCGGGTTTGGTTCTGCTGATCAGATTGTCGGGGTCGATGAACTGGGCCTGTCGGGCATGGCGATATCGATCGCCACGGACGATGGCTCGGCCGGACATCACGGCCTTGTGACGGAGCTTCTGGAAAAGGCAATGACCGGTCTGAGCGGGGATCCCGGGATGGTCTTTGCATGCGGTCCGCTCCCGATGTTGAAGGCGGTTATGGCAGTGACCCGTGACAGGAAAATCTCCTGCCAGGTCTCTTTGGAGGCATTGATGGCCTGCGGGCTGGGGGCATGTCAGGGGTGTGCGGTGAAGGCGGCGCCCGGACAGGATCGGGCCTACCGGCATGTATGTCAGGATGGACCGGTGTTTGACGCCACTGATCTGGATTGGGGGGCGCTCTAAATGGAGATCCATCCTGATTTACGGGTCCGCATCGGGTCTCTGGAGTTAAAAAATCCTGTGCTGACCGCATCCGGGACCTTCGGGTACGGCCGGGAATTTTCCCCCCTGATGGATTTGAACCGGTTGGGCGGGATCGTGGTCAAAGGGGTTTCCCTCTCCCCCAGGGAGGGGAATCCGCCTCTGGCCGTGGAAGATGCGGGCGCGGATGCCCTGACCCTGATCAACACCCTTACCGGCATGGCCGTTGATATTGAAAAGCGCGTCCCCAGACTGGCCAACCTCTC
This Deltaproteobacteria bacterium DNA region includes the following protein-coding sequences:
- a CDS encoding dihydroorotate dehydrogenase electron transfer subunit codes for the protein MAEGKACEIVIEQDTEIIFNKQVAAGAFLMGVRSPEIAAEARPGQFVMLRVGQGMDPLLRRPFSICDAVDDLVLILYRVVGRGTRIMSDARKGERLQVLGPLGRGFARPLAGQGTILVAGGIGIAPLLFLSRWMPPESFTFFAGFGSADQIVGVDELGLSGMAISIATDDGSAGHHGLVTELLEKAMTGLSGDPGMVFACGPLPMLKAVMAVTRDRKISCQVSLEALMACGLGACQGCAVKAAPGQDRAYRHVCQDGPVFDATDLDWGAL
- a CDS encoding nitronate monooxygenase, whose translation is MEIHPDLRVRIGSLELKNPVLTASGTFGYGREFSPLMDLNRLGGIVVKGVSLSPREGNPPLAVEDAGADALTLINTLTGMAVDIEKRVPRLANLSGGLSGPAIRPVALFMVRQVVKAVRIPVIGVGGIMDHRDALEFLIAGARAIQVGTANFVQPQASVNIIEGLRDFCRSHGISGIEEIIGTLREG
- a CDS encoding peptidyl-prolyl cis-trans isomerase, whose protein sequence is MQMRLGIFSCVLVFFIGAFAGAGQALSDKPRVTIETSKGTIVLELYPDEAPKTVANFLNYARWGHYDGTIFHRVIPDFMIQGGGFTPKMKEKLTEMSIENEADNGLRNDRGTVAMARTQDAHSATAQFFINTKDNAFLNHKSKTPEGWGYTVFGKVTQGMEVVDAISKVETGNRVSMANVPVEPVVITKVTVKD